Proteins encoded within one genomic window of Brachybacterium muris:
- a CDS encoding carboxylate--amine ligase — protein sequence MVRPLRMPRPRRTGPSAGHTPDPGFDVVMIGSGLGIYALTRAFHEEYGVVSTVVAANAPAPMHRSITCTVHEPSAGGDEGRLAALLEIAGARPAGRPALLLCNNDAHVEFIARHAEVLGEHYLIRVPDLPTVNLLADKASFAELCQQHRISIPETVVVDFRAGQLPTVGELPFDFPVVAKPAVGGPHAQIRMPGKKKVYFLQDRTELKDLLDRLHTSGFRDRFVLQELIPGDDTAMRSITAYRDARGTVSLLASATVLLEEHTPEALGRPAAMITKDFPEQLEQARILLDATGYVGFANVDIKEDPRDRSQRFLEINPRIGRNNYYVTGAGANVARFMVEDAIHGRTPTPVVGLPSILYSIVPTWLLRRYVLDPAQRAQLREVARRRTVNPWDYPAEGLWMRGYAQAVRLNHVRKFRKHYPKPSATGF from the coding sequence ATGGTCCGTCCCCTCCGCATGCCTCGTCCCCGTCGCACCGGTCCCTCTGCCGGGCACACCCCCGACCCCGGTTTCGATGTCGTCATGATCGGCTCCGGGCTGGGCATCTATGCCCTCACCCGGGCGTTCCACGAGGAGTACGGGGTGGTCTCGACCGTGGTGGCGGCCAATGCCCCGGCCCCCATGCACCGCTCGATCACCTGCACCGTCCACGAGCCCTCGGCCGGTGGCGACGAGGGACGACTGGCGGCGCTGCTGGAGATCGCCGGTGCCCGGCCCGCCGGCAGGCCCGCCCTGCTGCTGTGCAACAACGACGCCCACGTGGAGTTCATCGCCCGCCATGCCGAGGTGCTCGGTGAGCACTACCTGATCCGGGTGCCGGACCTGCCCACGGTGAACCTCCTGGCGGACAAGGCGAGCTTCGCCGAACTGTGCCAGCAGCACCGGATCTCGATCCCCGAGACGGTGGTGGTGGACTTCCGCGCCGGGCAGCTGCCCACCGTGGGCGAGCTCCCCTTCGACTTCCCGGTGGTGGCCAAGCCCGCCGTCGGCGGCCCGCATGCCCAGATCCGCATGCCCGGCAAGAAGAAGGTGTACTTCCTCCAGGACCGCACCGAGCTGAAGGACCTGCTGGACCGGCTGCACACGTCAGGGTTCCGCGACCGCTTCGTGCTGCAGGAGCTGATCCCGGGTGACGACACCGCCATGCGGTCGATCACCGCGTACCGGGACGCCCGCGGCACCGTGTCCCTGCTGGCCAGTGCCACCGTGCTGCTGGAGGAGCACACCCCCGAGGCCCTGGGGCGTCCCGCTGCGATGATCACGAAGGACTTCCCCGAGCAGCTCGAGCAGGCCCGCATCCTGCTGGATGCCACCGGCTATGTGGGCTTCGCCAACGTGGACATCAAGGAGGACCCGAGGGACCGCTCGCAGCGCTTCCTGGAGATCAACCCGCGGATCGGCCGGAACAACTACTACGTCACCGGGGCCGGGGCCAACGTGGCCCGCTTCATGGTGGAGGACGCGATCCACGGCCGCACCCCGACGCCGGTGGTGGGCCTGCCCTCGATCCTCTACTCGATCGTTCCCACCTGGCTCCTGCGCCGCTACGTGCTGGACCCGGCCCAGCGCGCACAGCTGCGCGAGGTGGCGCGCCGTCGCACCGTGAACCCCTGGGACTACCCTGCCGAGGGCCTGTGGATGAGGGGCTATGCCCAGGCGGTGCGCCTGAACCACGTGCGGAAGTTCCGCAAGCACTACCCGAAGCCCTCGGCCACCGGGTTCTGA
- a CDS encoding glycoside hydrolase family 13 protein, which yields MNITALSSTAQNSTTTDAPSQDAAHQQWWRDAVVYQVYPRSFADSDGDGMGDLPGITARLEHIAELGADAIWLSPFYTSPQNDGGYDVADYEDVDPRFGTLADADALIARAHELGLKVIVDIVPNHSSSEHVLFQKALEAAPGSPERDMYMFREGRGQDGELPPNNWQSIFHGDAWTRVTEADGTPGQWYLHLFDTTQPDFNWENPAVHELFAGVLRFWLDRGADGFRVDVAHGMVKPEGLPDSPVDSEGMAVVPQGEVPVYFDNDGVHAIYREWRAILDEYPGDRMMVGEAWIPEPSMPKYVRPDEMHQVFNFGYLQSRWDVDAFRHAIAEPLRLADEVGAPTTWVLSNHDVIRHATRYGFGPEHRFGEGLSRDEHPDAELGLARARAATLLMLALPGSAYLYQGEELGLPEVADIPDELREDPAHKRAGVPGRDGCRVPIPWEGDAPAYGFSPTGNSWLPQPVVFGELAADRQRGVAGSTLELYREALRLRRELRLGAHRPGDEVTFVDGVPEGVLAVQHGEVIVVVNTTAQPVQLSTLPGPAGGDRPAPVLLASSAVQDGRLPADAAAWLRVRL from the coding sequence ATGAACATCACCGCCCTGAGCAGCACCGCCCAGAACTCGACCACGACCGACGCGCCCTCGCAGGACGCCGCCCACCAGCAGTGGTGGCGCGACGCCGTCGTGTACCAGGTCTACCCCCGCTCCTTCGCCGACAGCGACGGCGACGGCATGGGCGACCTGCCCGGCATCACCGCCCGCCTGGAGCACATCGCCGAGCTGGGGGCCGACGCGATCTGGCTGTCCCCCTTCTACACCTCCCCGCAGAACGACGGCGGCTACGACGTGGCCGACTACGAGGACGTGGACCCCCGCTTCGGCACCCTCGCCGACGCCGACGCGCTCATCGCCCGCGCCCATGAGCTGGGCCTGAAGGTGATCGTGGACATCGTCCCCAACCACTCCTCCAGCGAGCACGTCCTGTTCCAGAAGGCACTGGAGGCGGCCCCCGGCTCACCTGAGCGGGACATGTACATGTTCCGCGAGGGCCGCGGGCAGGACGGGGAGCTGCCCCCGAACAACTGGCAGTCGATCTTCCACGGCGATGCCTGGACCCGCGTCACCGAGGCCGACGGCACCCCGGGACAGTGGTACCTGCACCTGTTCGACACCACCCAGCCGGACTTCAACTGGGAGAACCCTGCCGTGCATGAGCTGTTCGCCGGCGTGCTGCGGTTCTGGCTGGACCGCGGGGCCGACGGCTTCCGCGTGGACGTCGCCCACGGCATGGTCAAGCCCGAGGGTCTGCCCGACTCGCCGGTGGACTCCGAGGGCATGGCGGTGGTCCCCCAGGGCGAGGTGCCCGTCTACTTCGACAACGACGGTGTGCACGCCATCTACCGCGAGTGGCGCGCGATCCTGGACGAGTACCCCGGGGACCGGATGATGGTGGGCGAGGCCTGGATCCCCGAGCCCTCGATGCCCAAGTACGTGCGTCCCGACGAGATGCACCAGGTGTTCAACTTCGGCTACCTGCAGTCCCGCTGGGACGTGGACGCGTTCCGCCACGCGATCGCGGAGCCCCTGCGTCTGGCCGATGAGGTGGGCGCCCCCACCACCTGGGTGCTGTCCAACCATGATGTGATCCGCCACGCCACCCGCTACGGCTTCGGCCCGGAGCACCGCTTCGGCGAGGGCCTCTCGCGCGATGAGCACCCCGATGCCGAGCTGGGCCTGGCCCGCGCCCGTGCAGCGACCCTCCTCATGCTGGCCCTGCCGGGCTCGGCCTACCTGTACCAGGGCGAGGAGCTGGGGCTGCCGGAGGTGGCCGATATCCCCGACGAGCTGCGCGAGGACCCGGCCCACAAGCGCGCCGGCGTCCCGGGGCGCGACGGGTGCCGGGTGCCGATCCCCTGGGAAGGCGATGCCCCCGCGTACGGCTTCTCCCCCACCGGGAACAGCTGGCTGCCGCAGCCGGTAGTGTTCGGCGAGCTCGCCGCGGACCGTCAGCGAGGCGTGGCCGGTTCCACCCTGGAGCTGTACCGCGAGGCGCTGCGCCTGCGCCGTGAGCTGCGCCTGGGAGCCCACCGCCCGGGTGACGAGGTGACCTTCGTCGACGGAGTCCCCGAGGGCGTGCTGGCGGTGCAGCACGGCGAGGTGATCGTGGTGGTCAACACCACCGCGCAGCCCGTTCAGCTGTCCACGCTTCCCGGCCCGGCAGGTGGGGACCGCCCTGCCCCGGTGCTCCTGGCCTCGTCCGCCGTGCAGGACGGTCGGCTGCCCGCCGACGCCGCCGCATGGCTGCGTGTCCGGCTCTGA
- a CDS encoding sugar ABC transporter permease: MSAPAASTTSSTPAPQAPKHRMSFGRWFAEIGWRHIVGILAVIFAVFPILFVISASLNPTGTVAATSLIPTEFSLRHYTSLLTGERGPFLRWYLNTIIVCFTVAFVQVFLSVMAAYAFSRFRFAGRRLGLLSLLLVMMFPSILAMIAIYTMISDLGKVIPVLGLDSVPGYLIILLGGSLGQVWLIKGFFDTVPKELDEAAIIDGANHWQVFTRILLPALVPILATTLLLSLVGVLSEFLLGSIFLTSDENKTLAVGLYGLLSENRSNNLGVFAAGSVMIMVPVIILYQFLQRYIVGGSTAGAVKG; encoded by the coding sequence ATGTCTGCACCCGCTGCCTCGACCACGTCGAGCACTCCTGCTCCTCAGGCCCCCAAGCACAGGATGAGCTTCGGCCGCTGGTTCGCGGAGATCGGCTGGCGTCACATCGTCGGCATCCTCGCGGTGATCTTCGCGGTGTTCCCCATCCTGTTCGTCATCTCGGCCTCGCTGAACCCCACCGGTACGGTGGCGGCCACCAGCCTGATCCCCACCGAGTTCAGCCTGCGGCACTACACCTCGCTGCTGACCGGCGAGCGCGGGCCGTTCCTGCGCTGGTACCTCAACACCATCATCGTGTGCTTCACCGTGGCGTTCGTGCAGGTGTTCCTCTCGGTGATGGCCGCCTACGCCTTCAGCCGCTTCCGCTTCGCCGGGCGTCGCCTCGGCCTGCTGTCGCTGCTGCTGGTGATGATGTTCCCCTCGATCCTGGCCATGATCGCGATCTACACGATGATCTCGGACCTCGGCAAGGTGATCCCGGTGCTGGGCCTGGACTCCGTGCCCGGCTACCTGATCATCCTGCTGGGCGGCTCGCTGGGCCAGGTGTGGCTGATCAAGGGCTTCTTCGACACCGTGCCGAAGGAGCTGGACGAGGCCGCGATCATCGACGGCGCCAACCACTGGCAGGTGTTCACCAGGATCCTGCTGCCGGCGCTGGTGCCGATCCTGGCCACCACCCTGCTGCTGTCCCTGGTGGGCGTGCTCTCGGAGTTCCTGCTGGGCTCGATCTTCCTGACCAGTGACGAGAACAAGACCCTCGCGGTGGGCCTGTACGGCCTGCTGTCCGAGAACCGCTCCAACAACCTGGGCGTGTTCGCGGCCGGCTCCGTGATGATCATGGTGCCGGTGATCATCCTGTACCAGTTCCTGCAGCGCTACATCGTGGGCGGCTCCACCGCCGGCGCCGTCAAGGGCTGA
- a CDS encoding glycosyltransferase, protein MLRPRPLERNVPRPERPLRVLLTTDWWEPVVNGVVASVSTLRRELEALGCEVRVLTLSGGMRTWSEDGVYHIGSLSAQLVYDHARIGMPANKHVLAEILQWQPDVVHSQCEFSTHVWARRIARTLGVSLVHTYHTIYEDYTHYYSPSRTVGRKVVATFSRRLLEGTDAVIVPTEKVSRLLRSYKVRRPIHVVPTGLDLQRFRPATTAEERADAAALRASIGVRPDQRVLISVCRLAKEKNLDEVLENLAAAGREDVVLVLVGDGPYREELVHRAVELGIAERVRFTGVVDPQEVQRWYRIGDVFVSASLSETQGLTFIEALACGLPLLCRRDPSLAPVVIDGVTGWQVEGTEEFRLRLDQLLDDDISREAMSGAAVEHARDTCGAREFGQAVLEVYRQTRTRRTPRILSRQVVPA, encoded by the coding sequence ATGTTGAGGCCCCGCCCTCTGGAGCGGAACGTCCCCCGTCCCGAGCGACCCCTGCGCGTGCTGCTGACCACCGACTGGTGGGAGCCCGTGGTCAACGGCGTGGTGGCGTCCGTGAGCACCCTGCGGCGCGAACTGGAGGCCCTGGGCTGCGAGGTCCGCGTGCTCACCCTCTCCGGCGGCATGCGCACCTGGAGCGAGGACGGCGTGTACCACATCGGTTCGCTCTCGGCGCAGCTGGTGTACGACCACGCCCGGATCGGCATGCCCGCGAACAAGCACGTGCTGGCCGAGATCCTGCAGTGGCAGCCCGACGTGGTCCACTCCCAGTGCGAGTTCTCCACCCATGTGTGGGCCCGCCGCATCGCCCGCACCCTCGGGGTTTCCCTGGTGCACACTTATCACACCATCTACGAGGACTACACCCACTACTACTCCCCCAGCCGCACCGTGGGCCGCAAGGTGGTCGCCACCTTCTCCCGCCGCCTGCTGGAGGGCACCGATGCGGTGATCGTCCCCACCGAGAAGGTCTCCAGGCTGCTGCGCTCCTACAAGGTGCGCCGCCCCATCCACGTGGTCCCCACGGGCCTGGACCTGCAGCGCTTCCGCCCGGCCACCACTGCCGAGGAGCGGGCCGATGCCGCCGCCCTGCGCGCCTCGATCGGGGTGCGCCCCGATCAGCGGGTGCTGATCTCCGTGTGCCGCCTGGCCAAGGAGAAGAACCTCGACGAGGTCCTGGAGAACCTCGCGGCCGCCGGCCGTGAGGACGTGGTGCTGGTGCTGGTGGGCGACGGCCCCTACCGCGAGGAGCTGGTGCACAGGGCCGTGGAGCTGGGCATCGCCGAGCGGGTGCGGTTCACCGGCGTGGTCGATCCCCAGGAGGTGCAGCGCTGGTACCGGATCGGCGACGTGTTCGTCAGCGCCTCCCTCAGCGAGACCCAGGGCCTGACCTTCATCGAGGCGCTGGCCTGCGGGCTGCCGCTGCTGTGCCGCCGCGACCCCTCGCTCGCCCCCGTGGTGATCGATGGGGTGACCGGTTGGCAGGTCGAGGGCACCGAGGAGTTCCGCCTGCGCCTGGACCAGCTCCTGGACGACGACATCTCCCGCGAGGCCATGTCGGGCGCGGCGGTGGAGCACGCTCGTGACACCTGCGGCGCCCGCGAGTTCGGCCAGGCCGTGCTCGAGGTGTACCGGCAGACCCGCACCCGTCGCACCCCCCGGATCCTCTCGCGCCAGGTCGTGCCGGCGTGA
- a CDS encoding YbhB/YbcL family Raf kinase inhibitor-like protein yields MSENTFTLTSSALPDGSVVSGKHLAPEQDGSSVSPDLSWSGAPEGTRSFAVTCYDPDAPTGSGFWHWVAWDLPATTTSLPAGVAREDDSLKQATNDFGRQGYDGPNPPAGPAHRYVFTVHALPVESLEADPADPHVGTRFAIFTQQLGSASLTATYQVSD; encoded by the coding sequence ATGAGCGAGAACACCTTCACCCTGACCTCGTCCGCACTCCCCGACGGCTCCGTCGTCTCCGGGAAGCACCTCGCACCGGAGCAGGACGGCTCCTCCGTCTCCCCGGACCTCTCCTGGTCCGGTGCCCCCGAGGGCACCCGCAGCTTCGCCGTGACCTGCTACGACCCCGATGCCCCCACCGGCTCGGGCTTCTGGCACTGGGTGGCCTGGGACCTGCCGGCCACCACCACCTCCCTGCCCGCCGGGGTGGCCCGCGAGGACGATTCCCTCAAGCAGGCCACCAACGACTTCGGTCGCCAGGGCTACGACGGCCCGAACCCGCCGGCCGGTCCCGCCCACCGCTACGTGTTCACCGTGCACGCGCTGCCGGTGGAGTCGTTGGAGGCAGACCCGGCGGATCCGCACGTGGGCACCCGCTTCGCGATCTTCACCCAGCAGCTGGGCTCCGCCTCCCTCACAGCCACCTACCAGGTATCCGACTGA
- a CDS encoding glycoside hydrolase family 13 protein, producing the protein MSSTAADPTGVPLHQQPQHDSGPLFVPHPPRSLGDTVELRVWVPRTWPLRTVALRTLVDGEISTATLEPGPELPGGTWWTTSVQVANPVQPYRFCLIGEDAAGSGEHDVPGYAWLTAAGIVPWDVGDATDFRLVTHEPAPDWVDDAIVYQVFPDRFARSSEAPVDDQGRYAPIGLPSWARPMVWEETPSVDGFVNGEQLYGGDLDGVVEHLDHIASLGADVLYLTPVFPAGSAHRYDASTFDRVDPLLGGDEALVRLSEALHERGMRLMLDLTTNHTGAGHEWFCTAQADPTSVEAGFYSFTEHPHRYRCWIGVPSLPSLEHSSPDLRKRLLEGPGSIVGRYLAAPFLADGWRIDVANMTGRNGAEDLTHEVARTIRATMREVGGSTGIDTWLLAEHGHDASGDLAGDGWHGTMNYTGFTRPLWAWLSPAGSELNWLGLPMTTPRIPGHAAARSLRDYNAHLPWPSRLHSQNQLSSHDTPRTRTVVGSREAHLVALAALASLPGVPTVFAGDELGLQGRTGEHSRTPMPWEAIGRLDRGEDLEATTAIEQEIDAAVLPVLREVLGLRRTHAALRRGGMQWLHMGTDALVFSRTHPDGDVLVHLARAAHDPVELDVASLPPVGEPAPLAAVGPARAAATTARPGPGTGPAITLAADGPGATLTLLPRS; encoded by the coding sequence ATGAGCTCCACTGCCGCCGACCCCACGGGCGTGCCCCTGCACCAGCAGCCGCAGCACGACTCAGGCCCCCTGTTCGTCCCGCACCCGCCCCGGTCACTGGGTGACACGGTGGAGCTGCGGGTGTGGGTGCCGCGCACCTGGCCCCTGCGGACCGTGGCCCTGCGCACCCTGGTGGACGGGGAGATCTCCACCGCCACCCTGGAGCCCGGCCCCGAGCTGCCCGGCGGCACCTGGTGGACCACCTCCGTCCAGGTCGCCAACCCCGTCCAGCCGTACCGCTTCTGCCTGATCGGGGAGGATGCGGCAGGCTCGGGCGAGCATGACGTCCCCGGCTACGCCTGGCTCACCGCCGCCGGGATCGTCCCCTGGGACGTGGGAGACGCGACCGATTTCCGCCTGGTGACCCACGAGCCGGCCCCCGACTGGGTGGATGACGCGATCGTGTACCAGGTGTTCCCCGACCGCTTCGCGCGCTCCTCCGAGGCGCCGGTGGACGACCAGGGCCGCTACGCCCCTATCGGTCTCCCCTCATGGGCGCGGCCGATGGTCTGGGAGGAGACGCCGTCGGTGGACGGCTTCGTCAACGGCGAGCAGCTGTACGGCGGGGACCTGGACGGGGTGGTCGAGCACCTGGACCACATCGCCTCCCTCGGGGCCGACGTGCTGTACCTGACCCCCGTGTTCCCCGCCGGATCCGCGCACCGCTACGACGCGAGCACCTTCGACCGGGTGGACCCGCTGCTGGGCGGGGACGAGGCCCTGGTGCGCCTGTCCGAGGCCCTGCACGAGCGCGGTATGCGGTTGATGCTGGACCTGACCACCAATCACACCGGCGCGGGTCACGAGTGGTTCTGCACCGCGCAGGCCGATCCCACCAGCGTCGAGGCCGGCTTCTACTCCTTCACCGAGCACCCCCACCGGTACCGCTGCTGGATCGGGGTGCCGTCCCTGCCCTCCCTCGAGCACTCCTCCCCCGACCTGCGGAAGCGGCTGCTGGAGGGCCCCGGCAGCATCGTCGGCCGTTACCTGGCCGCCCCGTTCCTCGCGGACGGCTGGCGCATCGACGTGGCCAACATGACCGGTCGCAACGGCGCCGAGGACCTCACCCACGAGGTGGCCCGCACCATCCGCGCCACCATGCGCGAGGTGGGAGGCAGCACCGGGATCGACACCTGGCTGCTGGCCGAGCACGGGCACGACGCCTCCGGTGACCTGGCCGGCGACGGCTGGCACGGCACCATGAACTACACCGGCTTCACCCGGCCCCTGTGGGCGTGGCTGTCCCCGGCCGGCTCCGAGCTGAACTGGCTGGGCCTGCCGATGACCACGCCCCGGATCCCCGGCCACGCCGCGGCCCGCTCCCTGCGCGACTACAACGCACACCTGCCCTGGCCCTCCCGGCTGCATTCCCAGAACCAGCTCTCCAGCCACGACACCCCCCGCACCCGCACCGTGGTGGGCAGCCGCGAGGCGCACCTGGTGGCGCTGGCGGCCCTGGCCTCCCTGCCGGGCGTGCCCACCGTGTTCGCCGGTGACGAGCTGGGGCTGCAGGGCCGGACCGGGGAGCACTCCCGCACCCCCATGCCGTGGGAGGCCATCGGGAGACTGGATCGCGGCGAGGACCTCGAGGCCACCACCGCGATCGAGCAGGAGATCGATGCGGCCGTGCTGCCGGTGCTGCGGGAAGTGCTGGGCCTGCGCCGCACCCACGCGGCCCTGCGCCGCGGCGGCATGCAGTGGCTGCACATGGGGACCGATGCCCTCGTGTTCAGCCGCACGCACCCCGATGGCGATGTGCTGGTGCACCTGGCCCGTGCCGCGCACGACCCCGTCGAGCTCGACGTGGCGTCCCTGCCACCGGTGGGCGAGCCCGCACCGCTGGCCGCCGTCGGCCCCGCCCGTGCCGCAGCCACCACCGCGAGACCCGGCCCGGGGACCGGGCCTGCGATCACGCTGGCCGCCGACGGCCCCGGCGCCACCCTCACCCTGCTGCCCCGCAGCTGA
- a CDS encoding amino acid racemase, with amino-acid sequence MTRPDATGGQLDPASWTSPVVGVLGGLGPAATAVFLDLLVRATDAGTDQEHLDLLVSQHSSTPDRTARILDPTAADPGPVIARDAVMLERAGARLLVLPCNTAHHFVQGVREATTIDFVSIVEATAEVAARRVAGSGRPVAVFATEGNIRAEVYQHALAEHGAEALVPDRGLQDQINTLIYEQVKANRPVDRDLFERCIRAAGEAGAGTVVLGCTELSVIYDQHGFRGDDRLVDSLSVLAEQTVLAAGKGLAPAFR; translated from the coding sequence GTGACGCGGCCCGACGCCACGGGCGGGCAGCTGGACCCCGCCAGCTGGACGTCGCCCGTGGTGGGCGTGCTGGGCGGGCTGGGGCCCGCCGCGACCGCCGTGTTCCTGGACCTCCTGGTGCGGGCCACCGACGCCGGCACCGACCAGGAGCACCTGGACCTGCTGGTGTCCCAGCACTCCAGCACCCCCGACCGCACTGCCCGGATCCTGGATCCCACCGCCGCCGACCCCGGCCCGGTGATCGCCCGGGACGCCGTGATGCTGGAGCGCGCCGGTGCCCGATTGCTGGTTCTTCCGTGCAACACCGCCCACCACTTCGTCCAGGGTGTGCGCGAGGCCACCACCATCGACTTCGTGAGCATCGTGGAGGCGACCGCCGAGGTCGCTGCGCGCCGGGTCGCAGGCAGCGGCCGGCCGGTCGCGGTGTTCGCCACCGAGGGCAACATCCGTGCCGAGGTGTACCAGCACGCCCTCGCCGAGCACGGGGCGGAGGCCCTGGTGCCCGACCGAGGCCTCCAGGACCAGATCAACACGCTGATCTACGAGCAGGTCAAGGCCAACCGGCCGGTGGACCGCGACCTCTTCGAACGCTGCATCCGCGCCGCCGGGGAGGCAGGGGCCGGCACCGTGGTGCTGGGCTGCACCGAGCTGTCGGTGATCTACGACCAGCACGGCTTCCGTGGCGACGACCGCCTGGTGGACTCCCTCAGCGTCCTGGCCGAGCAGACCGTGCTGGCAGCCGGGAAGGGCCTCGCGCCCGCCTTCCGCTGA
- a CDS encoding VTT domain-containing protein, giving the protein MSTADIVVKQPPCPVIRKDRATLSPAPAPAVDATARPERRRDPLRIAARLSPLLGLAVSIGLVRWGWQAGVLRSLENLQGFIDGLGAWGPVAFLVVSMASVIFPVVPGGLLVVAGPVLFGPVEGTVYNYLAVCAGSLLNFTIARHLGLDLIERMFSAKAVEKALGWTRSPHFTRLFATAIALPVAPDDLLCYLAGTTRMTWRTYVLIILTCKPWALITYGLGVSAVLLKFLPW; this is encoded by the coding sequence GTGAGCACCGCCGACATCGTCGTGAAGCAGCCACCGTGCCCCGTGATCCGCAAGGACCGCGCCACGCTCTCCCCTGCCCCCGCCCCTGCCGTCGACGCGACGGCCCGCCCGGAGCGCCGTCGCGACCCCCTGCGCATCGCGGCCCGCCTCTCCCCCCTGCTGGGCCTGGCCGTGAGCATCGGCCTGGTGAGGTGGGGCTGGCAGGCCGGCGTGCTGCGCTCCCTGGAGAACCTGCAGGGCTTCATCGACGGCCTGGGCGCCTGGGGTCCGGTGGCGTTCCTGGTGGTCTCGATGGCCTCGGTGATCTTCCCGGTGGTCCCGGGCGGGCTGCTGGTGGTGGCCGGTCCGGTCCTGTTCGGCCCCGTCGAGGGCACCGTGTACAACTACCTCGCGGTGTGCGCCGGGTCCCTGCTGAACTTCACTATCGCCCGCCACCTGGGCTTGGACCTGATCGAGCGGATGTTCTCCGCCAAGGCCGTGGAGAAGGCCCTGGGATGGACCCGCAGCCCGCACTTCACGCGGCTGTTCGCCACTGCGATCGCCCTGCCCGTGGCTCCGGACGACCTGTTGTGCTACCTGGCCGGCACCACCCGCATGACGTGGCGCACCTACGTGCTGATCATCCTCACCTGCAAGCCCTGGGCCCTGATCACCTACGGGCTGGGGGTCAGCGCCGTGCTGCTGAAGTTCCTCCCCTGGTGA
- a CDS encoding glycosyltransferase family 4 protein has product MTTRRPLRVLMPRGLSRIAGQSGIGAAIRHQEQIVRSLGHEVVTSPLRPFDVMHLNTPFPDTLLLSWWARLRRRPVLMWAHSTEEDFRDSFTGANRIAPLFRRWIALLYRRGDAVITPTDYSRSLVSQPKYGIRRRIHVLSNGVDTSYFRPDPSARDRLRTSLGLPADTRVVMSVGIQMVRKGILDWVEVARQMPGVTFVWYGRTDPRLITNDVAAAIASAPSNCLFPGYVSAEVLRDAYAGCDAFCFLTKEETEGIVLLEALACGAPVLLRDIPIYHDWLPDGEVTHMVPGDGPAFPAAVREKLGALLSGDLADLTAAGRAAAEDVDLGRVAERLAGIYRAEGVQRKG; this is encoded by the coding sequence ATGACGACCAGACGTCCCCTTCGGGTGCTGATGCCGCGCGGGCTGTCCCGGATCGCCGGGCAGTCCGGGATCGGCGCCGCCATCCGCCACCAGGAGCAGATCGTGCGCTCCCTGGGGCACGAGGTGGTCACCTCCCCGCTACGTCCCTTCGACGTGATGCACCTGAACACCCCGTTCCCCGACACCCTGCTGCTGTCGTGGTGGGCGCGGCTGCGACGGCGGCCGGTGCTGATGTGGGCGCACTCCACCGAGGAGGACTTCCGGGACTCCTTCACCGGCGCGAACCGCATCGCACCGCTGTTCCGCCGCTGGATCGCGCTGCTGTACCGCCGCGGCGACGCGGTCATCACCCCCACCGACTACTCCCGCAGCCTGGTCTCCCAGCCCAAGTACGGGATCAGGCGCCGCATCCACGTTCTCTCCAACGGCGTGGACACCTCGTACTTCCGCCCCGACCCCTCGGCGCGCGATCGCCTCCGCACGTCCCTGGGCTTGCCTGCCGACACCCGCGTGGTGATGAGCGTGGGCATCCAGATGGTGCGCAAGGGGATCCTGGACTGGGTGGAGGTCGCCCGGCAGATGCCCGGTGTCACCTTCGTCTGGTACGGCCGCACCGACCCGCGACTGATCACCAACGACGTGGCCGCCGCGATCGCCTCGGCCCCGAGCAACTGCCTGTTCCCGGGGTACGTCAGCGCCGAGGTGCTGCGGGACGCGTACGCGGGCTGCGACGCTTTCTGCTTCCTCACCAAGGAGGAGACCGAGGGGATCGTGCTGCTGGAGGCCCTGGCCTGCGGGGCACCGGTGCTGCTGCGGGACATCCCGATCTACCACGACTGGCTGCCGGACGGCGAGGTCACCCACATGGTGCCGGGCGACGGTCCCGCCTTCCCCGCCGCGGTGCGGGAGAAACTGGGTGCCCTGCTCTCAGGGGACCTCGCGGACCTCACCGCAGCCGGCCGCGCCGCCGCGGAGGATGTGGACCTGGGCCGGGTCGCCGAGCGCCTGGCGGGGATCTACCGGGCCGAGGGCGTGCAGAGGAAAGGCTAG